A genomic segment from Novipirellula artificiosorum encodes:
- a CDS encoding DUF4198 domain-containing protein, whose protein sequence is MVKIPFTWPADHRKTDQARGQQELGETRHRNTQDEMRLTTDKNGEFSIDWPDPGMYGIETSTEDKATKIPQAQTRRLGYAATLEVLPQ, encoded by the coding sequence TTGGTCAAAATCCCCTTCACTTGGCCAGCCGATCATCGCAAAACGGATCAAGCGAGAGGCCAACAGGAACTTGGCGAAACACGCCACCGCAACACTCAAGACGAGATGCGGCTAACCACAGATAAGAACGGCGAGTTTTCCATCGACTGGCCCGACCCGGGAATGTACGGGATCGAAACCAGCACGGAGGATAAGGCAACAAAGATCCCACAAGCACAAACCCGTCGCCTAGGTTATGCTGCCACGCTGGAAGTGTTGCCCCAGTAA
- a CDS encoding DUF1559 domain-containing protein yields MKTIEEKQRIRSIQPRSGFTLVELLVVIAIIGILVGLLLPAVQAAREAARRMSCSNNMKQIGLGLQMYHDVFRKLPAGWRGYEVGCDTSHWFGVPGWSWSAAILPYLEQAAVQDSLIHPEYPISDPINDEARVAMIATYRCPSDIGDKTFQLNDGGPSVVTGISFPIEMATGNYIGMFGTEEFHLTCNPSSPKYNGGEGNGTFFLNRQCRFADILDGLSNTIIVGERSSLYAPSTWVGVVSGGEHGVARVAGVSSYPPNSKQTPAQYFHNFSSLHPGGTHFLRADGSVRMITEFIDEVVFHAISTRAGHEVFTEP; encoded by the coding sequence ATGAAAACCATTGAAGAGAAACAGAGAATCCGATCTATCCAACCTCGCTCCGGCTTTACGCTCGTCGAGCTACTGGTGGTGATCGCGATTATTGGCATCCTTGTCGGCCTGCTGCTGCCTGCGGTTCAGGCCGCGCGCGAGGCAGCGCGTCGCATGTCGTGCTCCAATAACATGAAGCAAATTGGCCTCGGCTTGCAAATGTATCACGACGTGTTCCGAAAATTGCCTGCCGGATGGCGTGGCTACGAAGTTGGCTGTGACACATCCCACTGGTTCGGCGTCCCAGGCTGGTCTTGGAGTGCCGCGATCTTGCCTTACCTGGAACAAGCTGCCGTTCAAGATAGCTTGATCCACCCCGAATATCCCATCTCGGACCCGATCAATGATGAGGCACGAGTCGCAATGATTGCAACATACCGTTGTCCATCGGACATTGGCGACAAAACGTTTCAACTGAACGATGGGGGACCGTCGGTCGTGACCGGTATTTCCTTTCCGATTGAGATGGCGACCGGCAACTATATCGGCATGTTCGGCACTGAGGAATTTCACTTGACCTGCAATCCCAGCAGTCCGAAGTACAACGGCGGTGAAGGCAACGGCACTTTTTTTCTGAACCGCCAATGTCGATTTGCCGATATCCTGGACGGTTTGAGCAACACAATCATCGTCGGCGAACGCAGTTCATTGTACGCGCCATCCACCTGGGTGGGTGTCGTCAGCGGTGGAGAACATGGGGTTGCACGAGTCGCGGGGGTCAGCAGCTATCCGCCGAACTCGAAGCAAACGCCAGCACAGTACTTCCATAACTTCAGCAGCCTGCATCCTGGTGGAACGCATTTCCTAAGGGCCGACGGCAGCGTCCGCATGATCACGGAGTTCATTGACGAAGTGGTATTTCATGCGATCAGCACCCGAGCGGGACATGAAGTGTTTACGGAACCTTAA
- a CDS encoding bacterioferritin — translation MTKAETIKNLQTALSMELTALHQYQLHACVLDDWGMELLANKMREEMQEELGHSEEFLVRILFLQGNPKLELQKTPVRANSLKEMFETDLSDEKEAIEFYTTSSIQAHEDRDIGTRQIFEKIAVDEEGHASWLELQLDLLKRMGEPAYIAKHMPSASS, via the coding sequence ATGACAAAAGCCGAGACAATCAAGAATCTACAAACAGCACTCTCAATGGAACTCACGGCGCTGCACCAATATCAACTGCACGCTTGTGTGCTCGACGATTGGGGGATGGAGTTGTTGGCAAACAAGATGCGAGAAGAAATGCAAGAGGAACTCGGGCATTCGGAAGAATTCTTGGTCCGTATTCTTTTCTTACAGGGCAATCCAAAACTGGAACTTCAGAAGACACCCGTTAGAGCAAACTCACTGAAGGAGATGTTCGAGACAGATCTATCGGATGAAAAAGAAGCGATTGAGTTTTATACGACCTCATCCATTCAAGCGCATGAGGATCGTGATATTGGCACACGACAGATCTTTGAGAAAATCGCAGTCGACGAAGAGGGGCATGCGAGTTGGTTGGAACTGCAACTCGATCTACTCAAGCGGATGGGGGAGCCAGCGTACATCGCCAAGCACATGCCATCCGCATCCTCATGA
- a CDS encoding DUF1559 family PulG-like putative transporter yields MPNRRSAFTLVELLVVIAIIGVLVGLLLPAVQAAREAARRMQCSNNLKQIALACHNYQSAFKKFPPSAIVDLSVTSTGNNGSWGVHGRILPYLEQGNVYETVDLSLAWDNQISIDGLKIPTYACPSDPGTDQVRVFGDGRPSLYPTTYGFNFGRWFVFNPTNRRSGDGMFYPNSFLSFRDCLDGTSQTLLVGEVKAWTPYQRNGGPPSVAMPINKGEVEAIVASGAQFKNTGHTEWPDGRVHHTGFTVTLAPNSKVQFSNDGQLHEEMDFNSWQEGKNGIAGNPTYAIITSRSYHTGLVNVSKLDGSVSSITESIDLHIWQALGTRNGREVIEGDW; encoded by the coding sequence GTGCCGAACAGACGATCCGCGTTCACACTTGTCGAATTACTTGTTGTCATCGCCATCATTGGTGTTCTCGTCGGCTTGCTGCTTCCTGCGGTTCAGGCCGCACGGGAAGCCGCTCGACGGATGCAGTGCAGCAACAATTTGAAACAGATCGCGCTGGCATGTCACAACTACCAAAGTGCCTTTAAGAAATTTCCGCCATCAGCGATCGTTGACTTGAGTGTCACCAGTACGGGCAATAACGGATCGTGGGGCGTCCATGGCCGCATCCTTCCCTACCTTGAGCAAGGTAACGTCTACGAGACGGTTGACCTGTCGCTGGCCTGGGACAATCAAATCTCGATCGACGGATTGAAAATCCCGACCTATGCTTGCCCAAGCGACCCTGGAACGGATCAAGTTCGCGTGTTTGGCGACGGACGGCCTTCGCTGTACCCAACGACTTATGGTTTCAACTTTGGCCGTTGGTTCGTCTTCAACCCGACCAACCGAAGGAGCGGCGATGGGATGTTCTATCCCAATTCATTCTTGAGCTTTCGTGACTGTTTAGACGGGACCAGCCAAACGTTGCTCGTCGGCGAAGTGAAAGCCTGGACTCCCTACCAACGCAACGGCGGACCGCCATCCGTTGCGATGCCAATCAACAAGGGTGAAGTTGAAGCGATCGTGGCCAGTGGTGCTCAATTCAAGAATACCGGTCACACGGAATGGCCCGACGGTCGTGTTCACCACACGGGGTTCACCGTGACGCTTGCTCCCAACAGCAAAGTGCAATTCTCCAACGACGGCCAATTGCACGAAGAGATGGACTTCAACTCTTGGCAAGAAGGCAAGAACGGTATTGCGGGCAACCCGACTTACGCGATCATCACGTCGCGAAGCTATCACACTGGATTGGTGAACGTGTCTAAACTGGATGGCAGTGTTTCGTCAATCACCGAGTCAATCGACCTGCACATTTGGCAGGCACTTGGAACGCGAAACGGTCGGGAAGTCATCGAGGGCGACTGGTGA